The DNA sequence ATCTCCGGTTCCGAGATAATGATTATCGACTGTTGGTCGCCGTACTCCTTCTTGACGTCCTTGAGTGTTTCGGTCAACTTATCCCAGTCGAACTTGTCTCTCTTCTTGGGGATGAGCGGCAATATTGCGCCCGCGCCGCCGACGCGCAATCCCTCGTCCGTTATTATCAGCGAGAGGTTGAGTTCGCCGGCCTGGGGCGTCATCGCGCTCTCTCCCGTGGGTCCCGTTGTGGTCGGTAGCGAGATCTCGATTACCGCGGTTTGGAGAAGCGACGCCGACATCAACAAAAAGCAGCAGCACACCACCAACATGTCGATGAACGGCACGAGCTCCGGGTCTTCCCAAACTTCGCGGCGCTTTATCCTCTTCTTGGGAGCGAATGCCAAAGGCCATCAACTCCTTACGTTACGCTCGGCCGAAATTACAGCTTGCCTTCGTATTCCGCCAGCGCGTTGATGATGGGGACCATGCTGGCGTCGATGTCGTTGTTGATGCGCGTCACCCGGCCCTGGAGCATGCCGTATACGACCAGCGACGGGATGGCGACGATCAGGCCGAAGGCGGTGCAGTTCATGGCTTCCGAAATACCCTCGGAAAGCATCGTCGCCTTCTCGGCCGCGGAAGCGCCACCCAGCGCGGCGAAGGTCTTGATCAGGCCCGTAATGGTCCCCAGCAGGCCCAATAGAACGGCGACGTTGCCCAGCATGGCCAGGTAGGGCGTCCTCTTGTCGAGACGGGGCAGCTCCGAAAGGCTGGCCTCGTCCACCGCGTCCTGCACGTCGCGCATGCTGCCGCCGGCCGCGGACAACGCCGCCCGCGTGATGCGGTAGAGCGCCGCGTCGGAACGGTTCGACAGCGCCTTGGCCTGTTCGACCTTCCCCTGTTTAATCATGTTGAGTACTTCGCGCGTGAACCGCTCGGCGTTGACGTTCGACTTTATGAAGACGAACCATACGCGCTCGATAATAATCGAAATCGCGAATATGCCCGTGACGAGGATGGGATGCATCCCCCAGCCGCCGGCGCGATAGTGCTCCGCTAAGAAATTGAAAGCTTCCATACCTTACGTACTCCTTTCGTTAACCTTCACCCGTCGACTCGACCTCGTCTTGCGCCCGCGAGCGAAGCGGTTTTCTCACTTCGCGGCCCGGGCGCGGCCACGGTCGATTAAAACCAATATCAAGGCCGCGGTGGCGGCGGCGCCCGCGCTTACGCCGTAAACCTTAACCTGGGCCCACTCCTCGTTATATGCCTGATATCCGGCCGCGGCACCGGTAGTGGCCGCGGTAGCGACCGCCATCCAAAGGAGCGGGTTCTTGACGTAGTCGAACTTGGATTCCTTGATCGCGCGCTCGAACTCTTCCTTGTCGATAGGCCGCAGGATGTCGTCCCAGAAGTCGCGGGCGAAGCGAACCGTCTTGAAGTCGGGCTGCTGGCGCTTGATGAAAAGCGCGACCGGCCTCTCGAGCCGCCCCTCGATGACGACCTCTTTGAACACGTACTCCCCCTCTGCGGTGCGCTCGGCCTCGACGCCTGCCTCTTCCTTGATCTCGGCCTTGCCTTCCCCGCCCGCCTCCTCCTGGGCTAAAGCGGGCGCCCAACCGAAAGCCAACGCCGCTATAATTATAACCGCAAAACCCTTTGTTGGCAAGTTTTTCAGCATTTTTTTAGACCCCCGTCAGGGGAACTCGGTTACGGGCAACCTGCCGCTTCTAAGCTAGAACTCCTCGCCCAGCGGCTCCTCTTCGGCCTCCGTCTCGGCGTCGAATTCCTCCGGCGTCCCGACGGCCTCGAAGTCTATCTCGCCGCTGGTCTCAACTTCATAACCTGCGCCCTCACCTTCGCCGGGCACCGGCAGCGCCTCTTCCTCGCCTTCGCCGGGGGCCGGCAGCGTTTCTGCTTCACTTTCGCCGGGGGCTTCGAGTTCGCCTTCCGTAGGCGTGCCGGCCTCGGGAGTAGGTTCTTCCGGCGTAGGTCCGGCTTCCTCGAGCGACGGCGCTTCCTCTACCGGCGTAGGCGTCGGTTCGCCGAACTCCTCCTCCGTCGTCGGCGCGCCGAACTCGCCGCCGGTCTCGCCGAACTCGGCCTCCTCACCCGGCACCACCGGCAGTTCGCCTTCGCCCTCGGGCGCCGCCCACTCCTCCATCGGCATCTCGCCCTCTTCGGGCTGAGCGCCGCCGAATTCCTCGGGCAGGCCCGTCTCCTCGAACGCCGGCTCGGGCGAGGGGAAGCCGCCCTCCGGCACGAGGGCGAAGTTGAGGCCGTACGAGTCGTCGCGCTCGCGCGTGACCTCGACGCACACGACGTTGTCGCCGAGGTGGAGGGCGCTCGAGACGTCGTACGTATCCGGCTTGACCCACGGGTTTTCGGCGTAAACGTCGGTTTGGCCTATCAGCGTCCCGTTGACGTAGAGTTTGTAGGGGCCGCGGCTCTGGATGACGGCCTCGTAATTCGCCGGGTCGTAGGTGAAGGAGAAACTCTTGCGGAAGTAAACGGTTTCGTCCGCGGGGCCGCCCCAAATGGTCGTCGGTTCGCCCGGGACGCGGGCGACCACCTTCTCCTCGTCCTTCTCGCGCCAGCCGCTCGTGCCGGCGGGGGCCCACATAGCGGCGTCGTAATTGGCGTCGAGCCAACCGTCCTCGTAGACGTTGGACACGACCCAACCCGTGTCGCTGGTGAAGCCCTGCATGCCTACGTCCTCGTACTTGACGACTTCGTACGGCCGGATGAGCAGGAGCTGGTTGTAGGCCTTGCGCGACCACTCGGAGTCAACCCGGGCCGCCTCGGCCACGTTGACCGCCTCGCCGTACTCCATTACGGCCTTCTCTTCCAACGGTATCGCCTGCTCCTCGAGGCCGGCGGTATAATCGTAATAGGCGTTCTCGAGGAGGGGCTTACGCGGGTCGTCGTCGGGTAGCGCCTCCCAGTATTCGGGCTGGAGCTCTTGGGGTATCTCGGCGTTGCGCAGCGTATCGCGGAAGGAGAGGTAGACGTCGGCCATGCGGCAGTGGGCGGCCACCGCCCACTTCGGGACGCCCAGGCCGGCGACGTCGGTGTAGCCGGCGATGAGGTCCTGAGACTGCTTGACCTTCTTCTGGAGGTTGGCCTCCATCACCTTCTGCGGCATTACGAACTGGATCTCCGCGTAGTCGTCGAACTTGGCGTCGGTGACTTTAAACTCCGCCTCTGCGACGTACTTCTCGGTCCCGCCGATATCGAAGCCCTGCTCGGACGAAACTTTATATATGGCGACGACTTCCTTATGACGCTCGAGGGCTTCGGCCTCGCGGCCGAGCTTCTCCTCGGCGCGGGCCTGGCGGAAGGTCGCCTCGAGGCGCGGTTGGGCCTCTTCGGGGTATTCCTCCACGAACCGGGCGAAGGTATTGGCGGCGCGCGTCCAATCTCCCTGCTGCTCGTACATCAGGCCGGCGCGGAACAGCGAATCCCGACCCAGGGCGGTGGTCTTGTATTCGGGGTATTCGGCGATTTGCATGTAAGCCGCGGCGGCGGCGCCCCAATCCTCTTTCCGCTCGTAACACTCCGCGGCTTTCTCGTACGCCATCTTGAGGTCGTCGGCCTTGGGGTACTCCTTTATATACTCCGTGTACACGCGGGCCGCGTTGTCCCAGTCGCGGATCTTATAGTAGGTATCGGCGGCTTTACCGAGGCTCAGCCGGCCGACGTCGGCCCCCTTGTGGTCGGCGGCGTTGGCCTCGTACGCCTGGGCTTCGGCCTGCTTGGCCGCGAACGCCGAGGCTTCAATGGGCGGTAGGGCCGGATATATGACGACGAAGTCTTCGTATTCGGCTTCCTCGAGAAGATCCGGCTCGATGGTGGGCTCCTCGATGGCTTCGATGGCGATGCCGGCGCCCTTCATCTCCGCGGCCTTGAGGCCCGTCAAGCCGGACAGGCTCTTGGCGCGCTCGCTCGTTTCGCTGACGCCCCGGTCCTTGGCCTCGCGCTCGGTCCGGGCGTACCACTGTTTAGCCAGGGCGTAGTTGTCCTCGGCCGTTTCGTACGCGCCGGCCTTCTCGTAAAACTCCGCCTCGTTGAAGTACGACTTCGCGATGCCCTCGGCGGCGTTCACGTAAAGCTGGTTGTGGTCCTTTTGCTTTTCGGCGTCGAGGGCGGTGGGGTACCTGTCGACCAGCTTGCCGTACGCCTCGCGCGCGCGATCGTAGTCGTAGACGTAGAAATACACCTCGCCCACCTTCGAGAGAACCGTCGGCACCTCGGAGCTTTCGGGGTACTTGTCGACGAAGGCGTTGCAGGCGCGGACGAGGTTGGCCTCGTTCAAGGTCAGCGATTGCACCGGCATCTCGATGGGGCCGTAGGTTACGAGGCCGTTGGTAGCCTCGGCGCCGGCCGCCGCCGGGGGCTCGGGCGCGGTTTTCTCCTCCTTGGAGCTCTCGACGTCTCCCTGGAAGATCTCGTCGTACGAGACTATGGCGCTGTAGAGAGATAGTTTCTGGGTGAACTTCTCGTCCCACTTTTCTATCTTGTACCGTTCGCGGTCGGTGTAGCCCAGCGCCGTCTTCTGGTACTGGTCGCCCGCGTTCGCGAAATCGCCAGCGTTGAAATAGGATTCGGCCAGATAGAAATTAACGTGGTACGCCTTCTCGTTGGTGGGGAAAGAGGCCAGGTACTGGTTGTAGCGGTTGATAGCCTCCCGGTAAAGCTCTTTCGCTTCCTCGGGATGGGTCCCGATCTTGCTCTCTGCCTGCATGTTGAAGTAAACCGCGACCCCGTAAAGCGCGTTCTCCCAACGCTGCAGCGCCTTGTGGCGGACGTCGAGGTCTTCCTGGTTCTCGTACCACGCCGAGCCCGGGCCGTAGCCGTCGACGATGCGGACACGGGTCGTGTGGGCATTATCGTAATCCTCCTCGCGGAGGTAGCACTCCACCAGCGAGTCCAGCACCTCGGGCGCGCGGTCATAGTCGGGGTAGTACTCCAGTACCGCCTCGTAGGCCGTAGCCGCGGCCTTCAGCTTATCCTGCCTGTAGAGGTAGACGTCGCCCAATTCTTGCAGAACTTCGGGCGAATAGTCGCGTTCCTTGCCGCCGCGGAACTCTTCGCCGTAGTGGCCTACGGCCTTCGCGATGGCGGTCTCGTCGTTGGGGTCGCTCGACCACTCGGTCAGCGAGATGGCGGCAAACTCCATCGCCTCTTCGGTCAACACCGACTGCCTCCCGGAACTCTCGATAAGTTCGGTGAAGGCGTCGATGGCCTTCTGGTACTCGATAGAGGAGATGCCGATGTCGCCCTGGTTGTAGAACGCCCACCCCATCTTGTAGAGGGCCTTATCGTAGAAGTCGGGGTTGGTATCGGGGACCAGCGCGTAATACTTCACGGCCTTGTCGAACTCGTACTGGTCGAAGAAGTATTCGCCGATGCGGAAGTACGCCTCGGGCACGAACTTGGATTCGGGGTAAAGCTGGGTGAGCTTGTAGAGGGTCCGCGCGGCCTCTTCATCTTCGAATTGGGCTTTGAGGCAGTAACCCAGGCCGTAATAGGCCACGTCGGCGTACGGGAAATCCTTGTACTTGAGCGCGATCTGCTGGTAGGCGGCGATGGTCTTCTCGTAGTGAGGTTCGGGCTCGGGCTCGGTGAATATCTCTCCCCCTTCGCCCGCGGTCTCGAGGCGCAACTGGTAGTCGTCGAGCGCCGTGACGTGTTCCTCCTCGGAGCGCTCGAGGTAGAGCTCGCCCAGCGCAATAAGGACGTCCGGCGTATACGGGCTTATGGGATACTTGCCCACGAACTCCTCGTACTTCCGGACGGCCTCGTTGCGCCGCTGGCGCTCCTCGGTGGCGAGCTTACCGGTTTTGCCCATCCGCTCGGACTCCAGCTCGTCGAGCTCCTGCTGGCGCTCGGCGATCTTCTCCTGGAGTTCCTCGATAGCCACGTCTTCCTTGGCTATGGAGTCCTCGCGGGTGATGACTATTTCTTTGGGCTTGCAGCCGACCGCGGCAAAAATACAAATCGCGGCCGCCGCCAACGCGCCGCTGTACTTATTAGCATTCATATATATCACCCTGGTTTAGACCGGCCGCGCGCCGATATCTTTTAACCGGCGGGGCGGCTTGCAAGGGTTTTTATTCCTCGAATTCCTCGCCGCTCTCGGCCCCCGGCTCCGGCAGCTCCTCCTCGACGGCTTCGCCGGCGCCGCTTTCTTCAGCGCCCTCGGCCGCTCCGCCCTCTTCGCCGGACGCCTCTTCAGGCGGCGTTTCAGCGGGAGCCTCCTCGGGCGTTATTTCCTCGGGCGGCGTTTCGGCGGGAGCCTTCTCGGGCGTTATTTCCTCGGGCGGCGTTTCGGCGGGAGCTTCCTCCGGCGCGAGCCCCGGTTCGCCCTCGCCCGCCCCGGGCGTTACGGTCGGCGCGGGCGACACGTACGTGGGCCGGTAGACGCCGGTCTCGCCGGGTTCGGCGGAAGTCTGTTCGGATATGACGTTGTACTTCTGGATCTCGCGCCGGTATATTTGCTCGGGCGTCTCGAGCTGTTCGTCCTTCTGGCCTATTATGATCTGTTCCTTGCGGAGCTCGTGGATGTGGACCTCTTTCTCGAAGCGCGTCTTCTCTTCGCGTATGGCTCCCAGTTTCTCGACCATTACCTCGTCGTACGATAAGAGCTCCTTCTCCACCTCCTGGGCTCCGCGGAAGGAGATAGTCGCGAGGCCGTAATCAGCACCCAGCATAACGTTGCCGCCGGTGATGGAGCGGCCGGTGAACCAGAGCTCGAGGTCGTTGAGGTCTTCGACCAGGCGGTTGACCTCCTGCTGCTCGAGCCGGACCTGCGCCTGAACGTCGGAGCGGCTTTTCTCCTTGGCGATTTTATTGAGCTCCTGGAGGGCGGTACTTACGCGTTTGACGTTCTCGACTTCGGCGATGATGCCTTCCAGGATCTTGGCCACCTGGGGGTCGCCGGCGAATTCCGCGGCGAGCGAGAAGTTATTGACGACGTACTCGTACGTATTTATGGCCTGGTCGTATTTACCTTGCCCCAGATAACAATGCGCCAGCGTCAGCCACGCTTCGGCGTAGACTTCCGACCCCTCCATATGGTCGGTGATGCGTTTCATCAGGCCCCCGGCGCGCCGGAAATGGCCGTCGGCCTTGCCCTCGTCCTCCTCCTGCTCGGCGCGTTTGACTTCGACCCAACCCAGGCCGAATACGGCGTTGTCGTAATTGGCCGAGTCCCGGCTCGAGACGTTGTTGAATTCGTCCTCGGCCTCGTCGTACCGCCCGGCCTGGTAATGGAGCTGGCCGAGGGTAACGTGGGCTTTACCCGCCAGCGTGCGGCCGAGCGGGGACTTGTGTTTAATGCGGAAAATATTCTCGAGCTGGCCTATAGCCCTTTCGACGCCTTTCTCGAGGTCGTTGTCGCGCATCCCCTCGCGGAGGTAACAGAGCGCGAGCGAATATTGGCCGAAGCCGTAGTATTCGCTCTCGTTGGGGATGTCCGTAAACGTCCTCTTAGCGTTTTCGAAATCGTTTATACTGTAGAACGCTAGGCCCGCGAAATACCGGGCGCCGTCGACGTCGGGCGAGTTGGGGTAATTCCGGATGAGCTGTTCGTAGTAACCCACCGCGGCGTTGTAGCGCTCCATCTTCAAACTCGAGAGCTCGAGGCGGTATAGCGAGCGCGGTACGTATTCCGTTTGGGGGAAATTTTTTAGGATGCGGTTGAAGGCCGAAGCGGCGTCGGTATACATGCCGGCCTGGTAATAAGCCTCCCCCATCATGAAGGTCGCGCGGTCGACTTTGGAGAAAGAGGGGTAGAGGAGGACGACTTCCTTGAATTTCACCGCGGCGTCGTAGTATTTCTCGCCCTTGAAAAGGCGGTACGCGCGTTCGTAGGCCGTGGAAGCCAGCGCCTCGAACTCCTTGAACTTCTTACCCTTGCGGAGTTCTTCGGCGTATTCGCCGGTGATTTCGTCCGCAGCCCCCACGCGGCCTACGAAAGCGAAAGTCACCACGACTAGCGCGACAGCGGCTATACCTACCTTGCTTGGCATAATCATGTATCCGATAATATCGAACCGCCGCGTTTACGCGTAGCGCGGCCGGCCGGCGAAAATCTACGGCCCCATCAATTCTTCGCGGATCTCTTCGACGCGCTGCTCCAAGATCTCACGGCGTTGACGCGCTTGTTTGAGCCTCTCCTCGGCGCGCTTGAGCCGCGAGCGCAGCGCGCGCAGCCGCTCGGTCTCGGCCTTGCGGTAGAGCGGCCCTACGTAAAATTGGACCGCGATGCCGCCTTTGGGCGAGTCGTACTCGTCGTCGTACGTAATCCCGTGCGGGTACGCGGGGGAAGGTTTGGTGGAGGTAGTAGGCGCGCCCCACCACGCCTCCTCCAACTCCGAGACGTAGGGCGTGACTACGAAGCCCCACGGCAACTTGAACCTGGCGCCCAGATTCAGGTCGCGGCCGTCGACTTCTCCGATTATGGAGATCCTCTCGTCGAGGAAGTGGTATTCCACGGACCCGAACATCCCCTGCCACGGTTTCGAATGCGGCCAGCGGGGGTCCGTCCCCTGGAAGCGCGCGGCGCCGACGCCGGCGTTGATCGTTATGGGCACGCGTATGATGTTGCGCATGTTTTTGCTGGCGACGATGTAATAAGCATTGTCCTGGCGGTCCCGGTCGGAATACCAGGCCGAGTTCTCGCCGTACGGGCCTATGTCGTGGTCGCCTCCGACGTTGAAAATGCCGGCCGCTACCGCGGGCCACCGGGAGCTTTCCTTCTTAATCAACACCTTGGCGTTCCCGACGTACTTGTCGGGGGTATACTCTCTGACGCCGAGCTCAAGCCGCCCGAATAGCCCGATCTGGAAGAAGGCGTCCAGCTCCCTCAGGTTCTTATTTATTTCCGGATAATACCACTTGCCCTGATCGTTCTTCAGAGGGTCGCGTCTGTAGGACGTGATCTCGCCGGCCGTAACGGCATAACTGGAGACGCCGATGTTGAATTGCGTGTTCTCCATAACGTACGCGTTGGGGGTATCGAGCACGCCGTTCTGAACATCCACGCCCGCCAGCGCCGGTACCGCCGCTACGCCGACGATACAAATCGCCGGCGCGATACGTATTCCCGTTAAACAGCCCATAACGTTAGTCTTTCGCTTTGGAATTAAAAGATTCCTTTACAAACCACCTTTAACATTATAGTCGTTAAACCGCCAAGTGTCAAGCCAAAAAACCCGACATTATCCGAAAACCCGCCGTCATCGGGGCCCTATTCTTCTTCCACCCGGCGAATGGAGGCGCCCAGCGACGTGAGCTTATCTTCCAAGCCCTCGTAGCCGCGGTCGACGTGGTACACGCGGCGTACGTTCGTCTCCCCCTCCGCGGCCAGACCGGCTAAGACCAAAGCCGCCCCCGCCCGCAGGTCCGCCGCCATAACGAACGCCCCGTATAACCGGTGGACGCCGTTGATGACGGCCGTCGGCGGCGTAACCTCCAGGTGGGCACCCAAGCGTATGAGCTCGGGCGCGTGGTTGAACCGGTCGGGGTAAATCCCCTCTACGACGACGCTCCGGCCCGACGCCAGGCTCAGCAGCGCCGTCATTTGCGGCTGCAGGTCCGTAGGGAAGTCCGGGTAAGGGCCGGTCCTTATCTCCAACGGAGCTACCGGGAGCGCACTTCTAGCGGTAAGGCCGCCGTCCGAAACCTCCAACGCCACGCCCGCTTCCCGCATTTTCTCGCTAAACAGGCCCAAGTATTCGGCGTCGGCCCCCTCCACCGTTACGTCGCCGCCGGTTATGGCGCCGGCGAGCAGGTACGTCGCGGCCTCGATCTGGTCCGCCATCACGTCGTACTCACAGGGCTCGAGGCCGCCCACCCCCGTCACCGTAATTTCGGCGGAACCGGCGCCCTCGATCCGCGCGCCCATCGCGTTTAACATGTTCACGAGGTCGACGGTCTCCGGTTCGCGGGCGGCGTCTTCGATAACGGTAACGCCGTCGGCCAACGCCGCCGCCATCATTAAATTCGCGGTCGCGCCCCGGCTCGGGCCCGCCGGGCCGCTCAAGTTCACGCGCTTACCTTTAAGCACCGCGGCACGGGCCACGATGTAACCGCCCTTCAATTCCACCGCGGCGCCCAACTCCCGGATGGCTTTGATATGGAGGTCTACCGGCCGCGGGCCGAACGCGCACCCGCCGGGCAGCGATACCTCCGCCCGGCGGAAACGTCCCACCAACGGCCCCAACACCGCGATCGACGCCCGCATGCGCCGGACCAGGTCGTACGGGGCGACGTATTTATTCACGCCCCGGGTGTCGACGGCCAAAACGTGCCGTCCGTCCCACTCGACCGTCGCGCCCAAGGCACGCAAAACCCCCGCCATGGTCTCGATGTCGGACAGGCGCGGGACGTTGCGCAGCGTCGTCTCGCCGTCGGCCAAAAGCGCCGCGGCCATCATCGGCAAGCAGGCGTTTTTCGACCCCTGGGCCGTCACCGTGCCCCGCAAAGGACGGCCGCCCTCGATAACGAACTTATCCATAGTCGAACCTCTTCACATCCAACGGGGGTCGGAGTAGCCGAAGAACCCGCGGAAAAAAGGCCGGTGCATTACCAAGTCCGTAAAACGCTCCCGCCACCGGTCCTTCGACGGCTCGAGCCAAAGCGCGCGGCGGTAGTGGGCTATCGCCGAATTCCTGTCGCCGCGCCGGTAATAAATTTCGGCCACCCTGGTGTAGGGCCAAGACTCGTGCGGGTACCGGCGGACGTAATCCCCGGCGAGCCGCAAAGCCCTTTCGTATTCGCCGCGCCCGGCGTAC is a window from the bacterium genome containing:
- a CDS encoding tetratricopeptide repeat protein — translated: MPSKVGIAAVALVVVTFAFVGRVGAADEITGEYAEELRKGKKFKEFEALASTAYERAYRLFKGEKYYDAAVKFKEVVLLYPSFSKVDRATFMMGEAYYQAGMYTDAASAFNRILKNFPQTEYVPRSLYRLELSSLKMERYNAAVGYYEQLIRNYPNSPDVDGARYFAGLAFYSINDFENAKRTFTDIPNESEYYGFGQYSLALCYLREGMRDNDLEKGVERAIGQLENIFRIKHKSPLGRTLAGKAHVTLGQLHYQAGRYDEAEDEFNNVSSRDSANYDNAVFGLGWVEVKRAEQEEDEGKADGHFRRAGGLMKRITDHMEGSEVYAEAWLTLAHCYLGQGKYDQAINTYEYVVNNFSLAAEFAGDPQVAKILEGIIAEVENVKRVSTALQELNKIAKEKSRSDVQAQVRLEQQEVNRLVEDLNDLELWFTGRSITGGNVMLGADYGLATISFRGAQEVEKELLSYDEVMVEKLGAIREEKTRFEKEVHIHELRKEQIIIGQKDEQLETPEQIYRREIQKYNVISEQTSAEPGETGVYRPTYVSPAPTVTPGAGEGEPGLAPEEAPAETPPEEITPEKAPAETPPEEITPEEAPAETPPEEASGEEGGAAEGAEESGAGEAVEEELPEPGAESGEEFEE
- a CDS encoding tetratricopeptide repeat protein; translated protein: MNANKYSGALAAAAICIFAAVGCKPKEIVITREDSIAKEDVAIEELQEKIAERQQELDELESERMGKTGKLATEERQRRNEAVRKYEEFVGKYPISPYTPDVLIALGELYLERSEEEHVTALDDYQLRLETAGEGGEIFTEPEPEPHYEKTIAAYQQIALKYKDFPYADVAYYGLGYCLKAQFEDEEAARTLYKLTQLYPESKFVPEAYFRIGEYFFDQYEFDKAVKYYALVPDTNPDFYDKALYKMGWAFYNQGDIGISSIEYQKAIDAFTELIESSGRQSVLTEEAMEFAAISLTEWSSDPNDETAIAKAVGHYGEEFRGGKERDYSPEVLQELGDVYLYRQDKLKAAATAYEAVLEYYPDYDRAPEVLDSLVECYLREEDYDNAHTTRVRIVDGYGPGSAWYENQEDLDVRHKALQRWENALYGVAVYFNMQAESKIGTHPEEAKELYREAINRYNQYLASFPTNEKAYHVNFYLAESYFNAGDFANAGDQYQKTALGYTDRERYKIEKWDEKFTQKLSLYSAIVSYDEIFQGDVESSKEEKTAPEPPAAAGAEATNGLVTYGPIEMPVQSLTLNEANLVRACNAFVDKYPESSEVPTVLSKVGEVYFYVYDYDRAREAYGKLVDRYPTALDAEKQKDHNQLYVNAAEGIAKSYFNEAEFYEKAGAYETAEDNYALAKQWYARTEREAKDRGVSETSERAKSLSGLTGLKAAEMKGAGIAIEAIEEPTIEPDLLEEAEYEDFVVIYPALPPIEASAFAAKQAEAQAYEANAADHKGADVGRLSLGKAADTYYKIRDWDNAARVYTEYIKEYPKADDLKMAYEKAAECYERKEDWGAAAAAYMQIAEYPEYKTTALGRDSLFRAGLMYEQQGDWTRAANTFARFVEEYPEEAQPRLEATFRQARAEEKLGREAEALERHKEVVAIYKVSSEQGFDIGGTEKYVAEAEFKVTDAKFDDYAEIQFVMPQKVMEANLQKKVKQSQDLIAGYTDVAGLGVPKWAVAAHCRMADVYLSFRDTLRNAEIPQELQPEYWEALPDDDPRKPLLENAYYDYTAGLEEQAIPLEEKAVMEYGEAVNVAEAARVDSEWSRKAYNQLLLIRPYEVVKYEDVGMQGFTSDTGWVVSNVYEDGWLDANYDAAMWAPAGTSGWREKDEEKVVARVPGEPTTIWGGPADETVYFRKSFSFTYDPANYEAVIQSRGPYKLYVNGTLIGQTDVYAENPWVKPDTYDVSSALHLGDNVVCVEVTRERDDSYGLNFALVPEGGFPSPEPAFEETGLPEEFGGAQPEEGEMPMEEWAAPEGEGELPVVPGEEAEFGETGGEFGAPTTEEEFGEPTPTPVEEAPSLEEAGPTPEEPTPEAGTPTEGELEAPGESEAETLPAPGEGEEEALPVPGEGEGAGYEVETSGEIDFEAVGTPEEFDAETEAEEEPLGEEF
- the murA gene encoding UDP-N-acetylglucosamine 1-carboxyvinyltransferase, with translation MDKFVIEGGRPLRGTVTAQGSKNACLPMMAAALLADGETTLRNVPRLSDIETMAGVLRALGATVEWDGRHVLAVDTRGVNKYVAPYDLVRRMRASIAVLGPLVGRFRRAEVSLPGGCAFGPRPVDLHIKAIRELGAAVELKGGYIVARAAVLKGKRVNLSGPAGPSRGATANLMMAAALADGVTVIEDAAREPETVDLVNMLNAMGARIEGAGSAEITVTGVGGLEPCEYDVMADQIEAATYLLAGAITGGDVTVEGADAEYLGLFSEKMREAGVALEVSDGGLTARSALPVAPLEIRTGPYPDFPTDLQPQMTALLSLASGRSVVVEGIYPDRFNHAPELIRLGAHLEVTPPTAVINGVHRLYGAFVMAADLRAGAALVLAGLAAEGETNVRRVYHVDRGYEGLEDKLTSLGASIRRVEEE
- a CDS encoding MotA/TolQ/ExbB proton channel family protein — protein: MEAFNFLAEHYRAGGWGMHPILVTGIFAISIIIERVWFVFIKSNVNAERFTREVLNMIKQGKVEQAKALSNRSDAALYRITRAALSAAGGSMRDVQDAVDEASLSELPRLDKRTPYLAMLGNVAVLLGLLGTITGLIKTFAALGGASAAEKATMLSEGISEAMNCTAFGLIVAIPSLVVYGMLQGRVTRINNDIDASMVPIINALAEYEGKL
- a CDS encoding biopolymer transporter ExbD, with protein sequence MAFAPKKRIKRREVWEDPELVPFIDMLVVCCCFLLMSASLLQTAVIEISLPTTTGPTGESAMTPQAGELNLSLIITDEGLRVGGAGAILPLIPKKRDKFDWDKLTETLKDVKKEYGDQQSIIIISEPEIVYDNIIHAMDVCVVEGFPDIALSGQITQ